A region of the Streptomyces sp. NBC_00442 genome:
ATCGGCCCCGCTTCCCGTTACCGGCCGGCTCTGCCCCCCGTTACCGGCCGGCCCTGCCCCCCCGTTTACGGTCGGCCCTGCCCCTCCGTTACCGGTCGGCCCTGCCCCCCCCCGTTACCGGCCGCCCCTGCCCCTCTGTTTCGGGCCGGCCCTGCGCCCCGCTCCTGGCTGTCCCGGCCCCCTGTTACGGCCGGCTCTGCCTCACGTGTTCACTCCTCCCCCTTTGTCCTCTCCCCGGCCCTGCGGCGGACCCGGGTGCGCGTTTCCTTGTGGTTGGGTCCGGTCGACGGCGGGCCCGTGGGCGCGGGGCGGACGGCGGCACTCGCGGACGGGCGTACCCCGGCCGTGCCCCTTCCCGAGGGCCGCGCCGGGTTGCGGCGTGCCCCGCACTCCGCCACCGGAGCACTCGCCCCCTTGTCCGTACCGCGGCCCGCGAGCCGCGCCGCGCGCTCCTCCCGCAGGCAGATGCGCAGCTCCTCGGGGTCCAACCCCTGGTTGCAGGCCTGATGGAGCAGATAGGCGAAGCGATACTCGGGGTCGGCCCTCAAGGCGAGGCCGAAGGCGATCCGGGCGTGCGGATCGTCACCGGTCGACCAGGAAACCCAACCCGCCAGGGTGAGCAACGCGGCCGCGTGCCCCCGGTACGGACCGACGCAGCGGCGGGCCAGCGCACGCCACAGGCGCAGTGCGAGCTGGGCTTCGGCGCCCTCCATCCATTCGGCGGCCCAGTCCCGGGTCGTGCGGTCCTGGAGGCCGAGGATCACGGCTGCCGCCTCGTCGTGTGCGATGAGGCCGTCGTCCAGTTCGTCCGCCGCGTTGTTGCCGAGGAGCAGGGTGCCCGCGCCGGCGCCCCCGCCGTCCGCGGGCCGCGCGTCCGCGCCGCGAGCCGGTGCGGGGGCGCCCGCGATCCGCCGCATGAGCCGGCCCGCCAGGTCGAGCGTCTCGTCGGCCACGCCGCGTCGGTCCCCGTCGGTGAGGATGCGGGGGAACATCTCCGCGGCCGCGGCGTCCAGCGCCCGCTCCTGGTCTTCGGCGGCCGCCGTACACCATGGCGCGAATCGCTCCTCCATCTCCCGCAAGGAGCCCCGCACCTGGATACCCGCGTATGTGGCGGCGGCCGCCATGACCGAGGTGCCCGGCAGCGCGAGCACATTGCCCTCCGGCGGGCAGCAGCGGGTGTCGGGGCAGCAGTACGACCAGTATCGGCCGTCGGAGATGCACAGCGCTTCGAGCACCGGAACGTCGAGGTTGCCGCAGGCGGTACGCAGCCGCTGGGCCAACGGCCGCAGTCGCTCCATCACTTCGTGTGCGCTTCCATCTCGCGAGGGGTCCTGGCAGAGGAAGACGACGATGCCATCGGGCCGGGAGCCGCGCCGCTCGCTCCCCGTGATCAGGCAATCGGCGAGCTCGTCGGCGATGTCGGGCCATTCCTGCGGGGAGGCGGGCAGCCCGACCCTGACCCGGCCGCCGAACCTGCCGCTCTTGCCGTGCAACGCCACCAGGACCGCCGAGTCGGTCGGATGGAATCCCAGCAAGTACGGCAGCGCGTCGGCCAGTTCGGCCGGGCCGCGCAGGGTGATCCGCGGCTCCTCCGACGGGGCGCGTGAATCGGTCTCGTGGGATCGCGGTTCGTGGGATCGCGGTTCGCGGGGTCGGGATTCGTGAGAACGGGGTTCGTGAGAACGGGGTTCACGAGGTTCGGATTCGTGTGATGCGGATTCGTGGTGTTCGCTCATGTCTCGCATGCCCCGAGGGTTTCGCGATTCCGCATTCCCCACCACCCCTGTGGAAAACCTTATCCACAGGCCAGAAGTGCTGGTCATACAAATACCACCGACGAGACGACGGGGTCAGCGGTAAATGCTGCACCAGTGACGGCCGTCCACGAACCGAGGGCGCGGGCCTGCTGGGCGGGGTCGGTGTAGGCGGTCGCGATGACGGACATCGAGGCCGGAAGCAGGGCAGCGCCCGCGATGCCCGGAACACCGCACAGGCCGGTCAGGACAGCCACCGACATGGCGGGCGCAAGAACGGAAGCGAAACGGATAATTCCGATTACGCTATCGGAAGCGCCGACGGACTGGGGGCCTGCATATGCGGTCCCGTTCCGTCAGCTGAACACGTTCCGCACCGCCGCCGAGACCCCCGATATCACCAGGGCAGCCGAGTGTTTATATGACGCCCAGTCGAGCGTGACCGAACAAAATGCGTCGCTCCAAGCGGACTTGGGAGTGGCTCTTTTCGACCGTTCGGGCCGGGTACACGACTCCTGGCGTGCGCTGGGCAGCGAGTGGACGGGCCTGCGCCCATTCCCCGAACACCGCGCGCGAATTTCTCGACAGCACCGCGCTGACCAGGGCGGACCGCCGGGCGGGCATGGCAGCGTTGCGCGATTGTCCGACCCGTCCTGTTGTATGGGGGCATGGAGCACACGAGCAACGCGGAACTGCGCACCGAGGCCGACACCGTCCTCGCCCGTCTCGTCGGGGACGCCACCGGCACCGCGCGGCTGCGCGAGGACCAGTGGCGGGCGATCGAGGCCCTGGTCGCCGACAAGCGGCGGGCGCTCGTCGTGCAGCGCACGGGGTGGGGCAAGTCCGCGGTGTACTTCGTGGCGACCGCGCTGCTGCGCACCCAGGGCGCGGGCCCCACGGTGATCGTCTCGCCGTTGCTCGCCCTGATGCGCAACCAGGTCGAGGCGGCGGCGCGGGCCGGAATCACCGCCCGCACCATCAACTCGGCCAACCCCGAGGAGTGGGACACCATTCAGGAGGAGGTCGCGGCGGGCGCCGTCGACGTCCTGCTCGTCTCGCCCGAGCGGCTCAACAATCCGGACTTCCGGGACAACGTCCTGCCGAAGCTCTCAGCGGCCACGGGCCTGCTCGTGGTCGACGAGGCCCACTGCATCTCCGACTGGGGCCACGACTTCCGGCCCGACTACCGCCGCCTTCGCACGATGCTTGCCGAACTGCCGCCGGGGGTGCCGGTGTTGGCGACCACCGCCACGGCGAACGCCCGGGTGACGGCGGACGTGGCAGAGCAGCTCGGCACCGGCGGCGGGTCGGACGCGCTGGTGTTGCGCGGCCCCCTGGACCGCGAGAGCCTCAGCCTCAACGTGGTGTCACTGCCGGACGCGGCCCACCGACTGGGCTGGCTCGCCGACCACCTCGACGAGCTGCCGGGCTCGGGAATCATCTACACCCTGACGGTCGCGGCGGCCGAGGAGATCACGACGTATCTGCGCCGGCGCGGCCACACGGTGGCCTCGTACACCGGCAAGACGGAGAACGCGGACCGCCAGCAGGCCGAGGACGATCTGCTCGCCAACAGGGTCAAGGCGCTGGTCGCCACGTCCGCGCTCGGCATGGGCTTCGACAAGCCGGACCTGGGCTTCGTGGTCCACCTGGGCTCGCCCTCCTCCCCCATCGCCTACTACCAGCAGGTCGGCCGCGCGGGACGTGGGGTGGCGCACGCGGAGGTGCTGCTGCTGCCGGGCCGTGAGGACGAGGCGATCTGGAAGTACTTCGCGTCGGTGGCCTTCCCTCCGGAGGAGCAGGTCCGGCGCACCCTCGACGTCCTGGCGCAGGCCGGCCGCCCCCTGTCGCTGCCCGCCCTCGAACCCCTGGTGGAACTGCGTCGCACCCGCCTGGAGACGATGCTCAAGGTCCTCGACGTGGACGGCGCGGTGCACCGCGTCAAGGGCGGCTGGACCAGCACGGGCCGGCCGTGGGTGTACGACACCGAGCGGTACGCGTGGGTGGCCCGGCAGCGCTCCGCCGAGCAGCAGGCGATGCGGGACTACGCCTCGACGACGGGGTGCCGGATGGAGTTCCTGCGCCGCCAGCTCGACGACGAGCAGGCGGCGCCGTGCGGGCGCTGCGACAACTGCGCGGGCGCCCGCTTCACGGCGGACGTGTCCGGCACGGCCCTGGACGAGGCCCGCGGCGAGCTGACCCGGCCCGGCGTGGAGGTGGAACCCCGCAAGATGTGGCCCACGGGCCTCGCGGCGGTCGGCATCGACCTGAAGGGCCGCATCCCCGCGGGTGAACTGGCCTTCTCCGGGCGGGCATTGGGTCGCCTTTCGGACATCGGCTGGGGCAACCGGCTGCGCCCGATGCTCGCGCCGGGGGCGCCGGACGGACCGGTGCCCGACGACGTCGTGCAGGCGGTGGTGAGCGTCCTGGCCGACTGGGCCAAGGGCCGGGGCGGCTGGGCCTCGGGCGGCCCGGACGCGCCGCCGCGGCCGGCCGGCGTGGTGACCCTGCCCTCGCGCACCCGGCCCGCACTCGTCTCGTCCCTCGGCGCTCGGATCGCCGAGATCGGCCGGATGCCGCTGCTCGGCTCGCTCGCCTACGCGCAGGGCCCGCAGGGCGAGCGGATCGCCCAGTCCAACAGTGCCCAGCGGGTGCGCGCCCTGCACCACGCGTTCACCGTGCCCGAGTCACTCGCGGCCGCGCTCGCCGAAGCCGACGGCCCGGTGCTGCTCGTCGACGACGCCTCCGACACGGGCTGGACGCTGGCCGTCGCGGCGAGGCTGCTGCGCCGCTCCGGCGCACAGGGCGTCTTCCCTCTGGTTCTGGCGGTCCAGGCCTGAGGGAGGTGGCCTGCTCCCGGCAGCCAGGCGGTGGAACCTCCCAGCCCTCACGGGCGGGACATGGTCGTGCGCGAGCGACGGACCGGAGGCGGTCGGGGGTGATCGGGGGCGCGCCTGGGCAGGAATAGATGTGCGTGCCCACGGTCCCCGATCGGCGTCCTGACCCCGCGTCGCCAACCGACCGTAGGGCAGCGAGAACTGGGACCCGCCCCGCCCCTGTTCGGGGGACGGGCCGTGCCGGTGCGCGTCCGCCCGGCCCTGCCCGCGCGAGGGGTGCGTCTCCCGAAGGGAGGACCGTGACGCTTGGATCCGCTCCGTCCGCGGCTTCGGCCGTAGCCTCCAGCCTCTTGTCGGCCGGCTCAGCGAACCGCAGTACCCGGGTGCTCGAACCCGCCGAGTGGGCGGCGGCCGGCATTCCGCTGCTGCGCAGTCCTCGTGAGGTGGTCGACGGGCTGCACGAACGGCACCGGCCGACGCCCGGGACCGCCGTCGTCGCCGTCCTCGACCATGAGGAACGGCTCGCGGCCAGCGCGTCATTCAGCCGGCGGGCGTCCCTGGCCGACGGCTGGGAGTTCCGTAACGCGCTCCTGGTCCATCTGCGCCGGGTGGTCCCGCACGACTTGCGCCGCCGGTCCCCGGTACGCACGGCGGTGCTGCTCTACTGCCGGGACGGGGACGAGCAGTGGACGGACGAGGACGGCGCCTGGATGTGGGGGCTGCGCGACGCCTGCACCTTGCACGGGCTGCGCTGCGGGGCGTACATCACGCTCACGCGCGCGGGGTGGCAGGTGCTGGGCGAGGGCCGCGGCGGCCGCCGCCCCAGCACCGCCGCCGCACCGCACGTGAGGACCGACGCCGGTCTCACGGCGGGCCCGCCGGCGCTGAGGTCCGGCACCGGCGGATTGGACATGCCGCGGCGCACGGCCGCGCGCTGAACCGTCAAGGCACGGCGGTGACGGCGCTGTCACGGCCGTGGAGTCCACGGTGTTCGCCGCGCAGCCCGGGGCTTGACGAGCCCCCACCCGCGCGTCCGGCCGCCCTCGCGTGGGGACCGGATCGCGCGTGAGGGGGCTTCAGACTCCGGCGCCGAGCGCCTCGTTGACGCGCTGCGGGTCGCCGCAGACGATGAGCAGTACCTCGGCACGGGCCAGGGCGAGCGGCAGCGCGCGCGCCGCGGCGTCGTCGGCCTCCCTGGCGTTGGCGGCCACGACGACCACCGGTCGGGCCGAGGCCCGCGCGACGGCGTCCGCGTCGGCGTAGAAGACGTCGTCACGGGCGTCGTGCTGGGCCCAGTAGGCGTCCTCGCCGAAGGACAGCTCGTGTGCTGCCCACGGGTGCGGATCGCCGGTGGTGAGGACCAGGATGTCACCCGGCGCTCGGCCGGAGTCGAGCAGCAGGTCGACCGCTTCGCCCGCGGCGTCGAGCGCGCCGTCGGCGGGGGCCGGGATCAGCTGGATCTGCGGACCGGCCGGGCTCGGCGGCGCGGGCGGCGGGGTCTGCGCGACGGAACCGTGCGACCGCTGCGCGGGGGGCGTGGGCCGGGCCGGGCCGGGGCCCGGACGTCCGGGACGAGGCACGGCCGCGGGACGCGGACCGGGTACGGGGCGAGGGGTCTGCGCGGTGCGGCCGGCGGCCGGGGTGACGCGGGGACCCTGGGCACTCTCGTGAATCTGAGGCTCCTCGGGGATGAGAGGCATGGATGGATGTCTATCAAATGCCGGTGACGACATCACCGGCGGGTGGCACAAAGGTGCGATCGGGGCGGAGTCTCCCCGCAACTGGGCGGGAAAGTCCAGGGATTTCGGGACGCGGGCCCGGACTTTCGCTCCCCCGCGAAGCGGATGGGAAGCCTCCGGCAAAGGGAGACACAGGGACAGCAGCGGGATGCCGCAGGGAAGGCACGCAAAGCCCCCTTGGGCGCGCGGGCGCATGGCCGAACTCCGGTGTCGTCCGGGATCAGAAGTCGAAGCCGAGCTGTCCCCCGCTTTCGAGTGCGGCCGCCTGCGGCGAGAGCCGCGTCTTCTTCAGGTGGCGCCACTGGGGAAGGGCGTCCAGGTACGACCAGGAGAGCCGGTGGTAGGGGGTCGGTCCCCGCTCCTCCAGCGCCGCCTTGTGCACGGGCGAGGGATAGCCCGCGTTGTCGGCGAACCCGAACCCGGCGTACTCCCCCTGCGTGCCCGTCAGTTCGGCCATCATCGCGTCCCTGCGCACCTTGGCGATGACCGAGGCGGCCGACACGGCGACGCAGGACTGATCGCCCTTGATCACCGTACGGACCTGCCAGGGCAGCCCGAGGTAGTTGTGCTTCCCGTCGAGGATCACCGCGTCCGGCCGTACCGGCAGCGCGTCCAGAGCGCGTACGGCGGCCAGTCGCAGGGCCGCGGTCATGCCGAGCTCGTCGATCTCCTGCGGCGAGGCGTCACCGAGCGCGTACGCGGTGACCCAGCCCTCCAGTATCGCGGCGAGTTCATGGCGACGCTTGGGGCTGATCAGCTTGGAGTCGGTGAGCCCGGCGGGCGGTCGGCGCAGCCCCGTGACGGCGGCGCACACCGTGACGGGACCGGCCCACGCCCCGCGTCCGACTTCGTCGACACCGGCGACGATCTTGGCCCCGGTGGTGGCGCGAATCGAGCGCTCGACGCTGTGGGTGGGTGGTTCGTACGGCATGGCGTCTGCAAGGTTACGCCGCCGGTGGCCGCCCGCGACACCCAGGTCCACCACTCTCCCCTCCCTCCGCCTCCGCACACCTGGGAGCGGCACTGAGGCACCCCCGGGACCACGCCGAAGACCGGCTCGCCGAACGGGCGGGCGGGAGCGCGGCCCCGTCGGGTACGGCACGCCACCCCGGCACCGAGCTCGCACTCAACCCCCGGCACCCGGCACCCGGCACCCGGCACCCGGCACCCGGCACCCGGCACCCGGCACCGAGTGACGGTCTCAGCCGGTCGGCCCGGTCGGGAGCCAGTCCGGCAGTGGTTCGGTGCGCTCGAGCCAGGCGGCCGGGGGCGCCCCTGCCGTGCTGGAGGCGATCACGCCGCCCACGATCGCGCAGGTCGTGTCGACGTCGCCGCCCACCTGAGCCGTCGTCCAGAACGCCCGCTCGTAGTCGCCGAGCCCGCGCGCCGCGGACCAGAGGGCGAAGGGCACGGTGTCGTGCGCGCTGGTGCGCCGGCCGGAGCCGAGCACCGCGGCCACCGTCGCCGCGTCGTCGTAGTCGAGCATGTCCCTGGCCCGCCGGAGCCCGGCTCCCACCGCGCTGCGCGGCACGAGCGCGATCACCGCGTCGAGCAGGTCGCCCGGAGCGGGCGGCCCATCGGGCGCGGCGGCCAGCGCCGAGGCCGCCGCGACGGCCATGGCCCCCACGACGGCCTCGCGGTGCTGGTGCGTCGTATAGGAGGAGATCTCCGCCTGGTGGGTGGCCTGCTCGGGGTCGCCCGCGTACCAGGCGCCGAGCGGCGCGATGCGCATGGCGGAGCCGTTGCCCCAAGAGCCCTGGCCCTTGAAGAGCGCGGAGGCCAACTCCCGCCAGTCGCCGCCCTCTCGGACGAGGCGCAGCATCCGGTTGACCGCGGGACCGTAGCCCCGGTCGAAGTCGTGATGCCGGGCGAAGGACTGTGCGAGCGCGTCCTGGTCTATGCGGTCGTGCGAGGCGAGCACGGCCAGCACCGAGCAGGCCATCTCGGTGTCGTCGGTCCACTGCCACGGGCCTTCGGGCAGTTCCCGGCGCTTGAGGCGGGGGTAGTTGACGGGAACGAAGAACTGGGAGCCCAGTGCGTCGCCGACGGACAGCCCGCGCAGGCTGCCCAGCGCGCGGACGAGGCGCGGGTCGAATGCTTCGGTGGAGGAGTCAGCGGTCATCGCGCAGCCACTCTATCCGGTGATGCCGTACGGCTCGGGTGCACGCCAGCGCTGGAACGGCCGGTCCAGCGAGTACCGCCCGTCGGCGCCCAGCAGCAGTGTTCTGGTCTCCGCGTTTCCGGGGTTGGACAGCGACTCGAAGTCCGCCACGCTCCAGTGGAACCAGCGCATGCAGAACAGCCGCATGGTGAGCCCGTGCGTCACGAGAAGCACGTTGGGCGGGTGGTCCGGCGCTTCGAAGCTCCGGTAGAGGCTCTCCAGGAATGCACCCACCCGGTCGTAGACATCGGCCCCCGACTCGCCTTGCGCGAACCGGTAGAAGAAGTGGCCGTACGCGTCCCGGTACGCCTTCTGGAGCTTGACGTCGTCCCGGTCCTGCCAGTTCCCCCAGTCCTGTTCGCGCAGCCGTGGCTCCTCCCTGATGCGCACCTGCTCCGGGGCGAGACCGAACGCCCGGAACGTCTCGTGGGTGCGGCGGTACGGCGACACGTACACGCTGACCTTTTCCTCGCCGAACAGCGCACGCAGCCGCTCGCCCGTCGC
Encoded here:
- a CDS encoding ADP-ribosylglycohydrolase family protein produces the protein MTADSSTEAFDPRLVRALGSLRGLSVGDALGSQFFVPVNYPRLKRRELPEGPWQWTDDTEMACSVLAVLASHDRIDQDALAQSFARHHDFDRGYGPAVNRMLRLVREGGDWRELASALFKGQGSWGNGSAMRIAPLGAWYAGDPEQATHQAEISSYTTHQHREAVVGAMAVAAASALAAAPDGPPAPGDLLDAVIALVPRSAVGAGLRRARDMLDYDDAATVAAVLGSGRRTSAHDTVPFALWSAARGLGDYERAFWTTAQVGGDVDTTCAIVGGVIASSTAGAPPAAWLERTEPLPDWLPTGPTG
- a CDS encoding DUF4192 domain-containing protein, which translates into the protein MTLRGPAELADALPYLLGFHPTDSAVLVALHGKSGRFGGRVRVGLPASPQEWPDIADELADCLITGSERRGSRPDGIVVFLCQDPSRDGSAHEVMERLRPLAQRLRTACGNLDVPVLEALCISDGRYWSYCCPDTRCCPPEGNVLALPGTSVMAAAATYAGIQVRGSLREMEERFAPWCTAAAEDQERALDAAAAEMFPRILTDGDRRGVADETLDLAGRLMRRIAGAPAPARGADARPADGGGAGAGTLLLGNNAADELDDGLIAHDEAAAVILGLQDRTTRDWAAEWMEGAEAQLALRLWRALARRCVGPYRGHAAALLTLAGWVSWSTGDDPHARIAFGLALRADPEYRFAYLLHQACNQGLDPEELRICLREERAARLAGRGTDKGASAPVAECGARRNPARPSGRGTAGVRPSASAAVRPAPTGPPSTGPNHKETRTRVRRRAGERTKGEE
- a CDS encoding ribonuclease HII, producing the protein MPYEPPTHSVERSIRATTGAKIVAGVDEVGRGAWAGPVTVCAAVTGLRRPPAGLTDSKLISPKRRHELAAILEGWVTAYALGDASPQEIDELGMTAALRLAAVRALDALPVRPDAVILDGKHNYLGLPWQVRTVIKGDQSCVAVSAASVIAKVRRDAMMAELTGTQGEYAGFGFADNAGYPSPVHKAALEERGPTPYHRLSWSYLDALPQWRHLKKTRLSPQAAALESGGQLGFDF
- a CDS encoding histidine phosphatase family protein; the encoded protein is MARPRRIVLVRHGESEGNADDTVYEREPDHALRLTESGLRQAEATGERLRALFGEEKVSVYVSPYRRTHETFRAFGLAPEQVRIREEPRLREQDWGNWQDRDDVKLQKAYRDAYGHFFYRFAQGESGADVYDRVGAFLESLYRSFEAPDHPPNVLLVTHGLTMRLFCMRWFHWSVADFESLSNPGNAETRTLLLGADGRYSLDRPFQRWRAPEPYGITG
- a CDS encoding RecQ family ATP-dependent DNA helicase, with the translated sequence MEHTSNAELRTEADTVLARLVGDATGTARLREDQWRAIEALVADKRRALVVQRTGWGKSAVYFVATALLRTQGAGPTVIVSPLLALMRNQVEAAARAGITARTINSANPEEWDTIQEEVAAGAVDVLLVSPERLNNPDFRDNVLPKLSAATGLLVVDEAHCISDWGHDFRPDYRRLRTMLAELPPGVPVLATTATANARVTADVAEQLGTGGGSDALVLRGPLDRESLSLNVVSLPDAAHRLGWLADHLDELPGSGIIYTLTVAAAEEITTYLRRRGHTVASYTGKTENADRQQAEDDLLANRVKALVATSALGMGFDKPDLGFVVHLGSPSSPIAYYQQVGRAGRGVAHAEVLLLPGREDEAIWKYFASVAFPPEEQVRRTLDVLAQAGRPLSLPALEPLVELRRTRLETMLKVLDVDGAVHRVKGGWTSTGRPWVYDTERYAWVARQRSAEQQAMRDYASTTGCRMEFLRRQLDDEQAAPCGRCDNCAGARFTADVSGTALDEARGELTRPGVEVEPRKMWPTGLAAVGIDLKGRIPAGELAFSGRALGRLSDIGWGNRLRPMLAPGAPDGPVPDDVVQAVVSVLADWAKGRGGWASGGPDAPPRPAGVVTLPSRTRPALVSSLGARIAEIGRMPLLGSLAYAQGPQGERIAQSNSAQRVRALHHAFTVPESLAAALAEADGPVLLVDDASDTGWTLAVAARLLRRSGAQGVFPLVLAVQA